From Lemur catta isolate mLemCat1 chromosome 21, mLemCat1.pri, whole genome shotgun sequence, a single genomic window includes:
- the COMT gene encoding catechol O-methyltransferase — protein MLEAPPLLLVAASLGLALLALLLLLLRRHWGLCVIFWYELVLQPFCDLLMGDTKEQRILRHVLQHAESGNPKSVLEAIDAYCSQKEWAMNVGDKKGQIVDAVVRECRPSVLLELGAYCGYSAVLMARCLSPGARLITIELNPDYAAITQQMVEFAGLQDKVTIAVGASQDIIPQLKKKYDVDTLDMVFLDHWKDRYLPDTLLLEECGLLRKGTVLLADNVICPGAPDFLAHVRGSGRFECTHYSSYLEYIRTVDGLEKAVYMGPGGPAQP, from the exons ATGCTGGAGGCCCCGCCCCTGCTGCTGGTAGCTGCCTCGCTGGGCCTGGCGCTGCTggcattgctgctgctgctgctgcggagACACTGGGGCTTGTGTGTCATCTTCTGGTACGAGTTGGTCCTGCAGCCCTTCTGCGACCTGCTCATGGGTGACACCAAGGAGCAGCGCATCCTGCGCCATGTGCTGCAGCACGCGGAGTCTGGAAACCCGAAGAGCGTGTTGGAGGCCATCGACGCCTACTGCTCGCAGAAGGAGTGGGCCATGAACGTGGGCGACAAGAAAG GCCAGATCGTGGACGCGGTGGTGCGGGAGTGCCGGCCCTCCGTGCTGCTAGAGCTGGGGGCCTACTGCGGCTACTCGGCTGTGCTCATGGCCCGCTGCCTGTCCCCGGGCGCCAGGCTGATCACCATCGAGCTCAACCCCGACTACGCCGCCATCACCCAGCAGATGGTGGAGTTCGCCGGCCTACAGGACAAG GTGACCATTGCGGTCGGGGCATCCCAGGACATCATCCCCCAGCTAAAGAAGAAGTATGACGTGGACACGCTGGACATGGTCTTCCTTGACCACTGGAAGGACCGATACCTGCCAGACACGCTGCTCCTGGAG GAATGTGGCCTGTTACGGAAAGGGACGGTGCTGCTGGCTGACAACGTGATCTGCCCGGGCGCGCCAGACTTCCTGGCACACGTTCGCGGGAGCGGCCGCTTCGAGTGCACACACTACTCCTCGTACCTGGAGTACATAAGGACCGTGGACGGGCTGGAGAAGGCCGTCTACATGGGCCCCGGCGGCCCAGCGCAGCCCTGA